The DNA region TCTAAATTAAAAATTGGATAATTATTAAAATTAATGGCACAAAATATCATTAATAAATAAGGAGTCTCCAACAGTATAGAGACTCCTTAATCATTTTATTCTGATATTTCTTAATCTTCAGCTGCCTCAAATAACTTATCCTTTTCAGAACCTGAAAGGATTTTGTCAATATCAAGCAGCATTAGCAATTTGTCATCCAACTTACCTACCCCGAGGATATACTCCGCCTTATCGTCCGCTGAAATATTCGGAGCCGGTTCGATTTTGTCGGCAGGAAGGCGGATGATTTCAGATACTGCGTCAACTATAAACCCTACAGTTCTGTCACCAATCTCTCCCACTACGATGCGGGTCTGTTTATCGTATTCCTTGTGCGGCATATTGAACCTCTTCCTAAGGTCGATTATCGGTATGACATTCCCGCGCAGATTGATAACGCCTTCCACAAAGTCCGGAGACTGAGGGATTTTCGTTATCTCGGTAATCCTGTTTATTTCCTGAACCTTGAGGATATCGATTCCATACTCCTCATCATCGAGCTGAAACCCTACGAGCTGGAGTAAGTCAGTCGTTTTTGAATTAGAATCGTTTGTGCTTTGTGTAGATTCGGTCATGAACTCACTCCTTCTCTATTCTTTATGGGAACCACCGGTATGTGATTCGGTTGTCGCTTCGAGCTTGAACTTACTTACAAGCTCGCTAAGCACATCGGTATTCCTATTGAGCTCTTCAGCTGTGGTTGCCATCTGCTCTGCGCCCTGAGCGCTCTGCTTGGTCACCGAAACGATGTTACCTACATTACCGGAAATCTGCTCGGCAGTCGCCGATTGCTCATCCGATGCCGTAGCTATCTGCTCGATCATATTCTGAACCTCATTTACCACACTCACAATACTGCTGAGGGAATCCCCTGCCTTTATGGCAAGTTCGGTACCGGTTTCAACCTGAGCGGTTCCCTCTTCCATTGAGGTGACAGCGCCGCTTGTATCCTCCTGGATACCCTTGATCATTGCTGCTATCTCAGCTGTTGCCTTTGTGGTTCGTTCGGCAAGCTTGCGGACTTCATCGGCTACAACCGCGAATCCTCTCCCCTGCTCGCCGGCGCGCGCCGCTTCTATAGCCGCGTTTAGCGCAAGTAGATTGGTCTGATCCGCTATATCGTCAATAACCCCGATGATCTCACCGATCTCATCTGATCGTTTACCCAATTCACCGATGGTGGCTGCGGATGCTTTTACCGTTTCCGCTATTCTCTGCATCCCTTCTATCGTCTCCTGAACGATTTTCCCACCTTC from Candidatus Neomarinimicrobiota bacterium includes:
- a CDS encoding chemotaxis protein CheW: MTESTQSTNDSNSKTTDLLQLVGFQLDDEEYGIDILKVQEINRITEITKIPQSPDFVEGVINLRGNVIPIIDLRKRFNMPHKEYDKQTRIVVGEIGDRTVGFIVDAVSEIIRLPADKIEPAPNISADDKAEYILGVGKLDDKLLMLLDIDKILSGSEKDKLFEAAED